The Puntigrus tetrazona isolate hp1 chromosome 23, ASM1883169v1, whole genome shotgun sequence genome has a segment encoding these proteins:
- the spo11 gene encoding meiotic recombination protein SPO11: MADSFTEVDKLRDGLRERLETADKRQEDISRQDVLTRIERVIQTIVTSVSEGEAPVLRLINRGNWDNVRFLKSVGLVRKADVPETALRCDCPLSAARFALILKLLSIIYKLVQSDSYATKRDIYYNDPQLFGSQRTLDSVLDDVSCMLEVPRRSLHVFATSKGLMSGDLCYLEEDGTKVDCNSSSTAVPVSSNVNGIRNIVSAAKFILIVEKDATFQRLLDDDLCTRLSPCIIITGKGVPDVNSRLMVKKLWDTLHVPVFALVDADPHGIEIMCIYKYGSRAMAFEAHSLTVPSVLWLGLLPSDIQRYRVPEETLIPFSQADERKIHSLRSREYIACQPAWEREIETMQRLKQKAEIQCLASIAPHFLTRVYLPNKLRYGGWR; encoded by the exons ATGGCTGATTCGTTCACTGAGGTGGATAAGTTAAGAGACGGCCTGCGCGAGCGCCTCGAAACGGCCGACAAACGCCAGGAGGACATCAGCAG ACAGGATGTTTTGACGCGCATTGAGAGAGTCATTCAGACGATAGTCACCAGCGTCTCTGAAGGAGAAGCACCTGTGCTGAGATTGATTAATAGAGGAAACTGGGACAATGTcag ATTTCTTAAGTCTGTAGGTTTGGTACGGAAAGCAGACGTCCCAGAGACGGCCCTCCGATGTGACTGCCCTTTATCAGCCGCCAGATTTG CCCTGATTTTGAAGCTCTTGTCTATTATTTACAAACTTGTGCAAAGTGACTCCTATGCTACTAAAAG GGACATATACTATAACGATCCACAGCTGTTCGGGTCCCAGAGGACCTTGGACTCCGTCCTGGATGACGTTTCATGCATGCTCGAGGTTCCTCGCAGGAGTCTGCATGTG TTTGCCACATCCAAAGGCTTAATGTCAGGTGATCTGTGTTACTTGGAGGAAGATGGCACAAAAGTGGACTGCAATTCCAGCTCCACC GCGGTTCCGGTGTCTTCCAATGTTAATGGGATCAGAA ACATTGTATCAGCTGCAAAATTCATTCTGATAGTGGAGAAGGATGCAACTTTCCAGAGACTGCTGGACGATGACCTTTGCACCAGACTTTCTCCCTGCATCATCATAACT GGCAAAGGGGTGCCTGATGTTAACAGCAGACTGATGGTGAAGAAACTGTGGGACACGCTACACGTCCCCGTCTTTGCTCTGGTGGATGCAGATCCTCACG GCATCGAGATCATGTGCATCTACAAGTACGGCTCACGG GCAATGGCCTTCGAGGCCCACAGTCTGACTGTCCCCAGTGTGCTGTGGTTGGGCCTCCTGCCTTCAGACATCCAGAG GTACAGAGTCCCAGAGGAAACGCTTATTCCATTTTCTCAAGCAGACGAGAGGAAAATTCACAGCTTGAGGAGCAGAGAGTACATCGCCTGCCAACCCGCCTGGGAGAGAGAG ATAGAAACCATGCAGAGGCTGAAGCAGAAAGCTGAGATACAGTGCCTGGCTTCCATCGCCCCACATTTCCTCACTCGAGTCTACCTGCCGAATAAACTGCGCTACGGAGGCTGGAGATGA